A genomic stretch from Podospora pseudoanserina strain CBS 124.78 chromosome 3, whole genome shotgun sequence includes:
- a CDS encoding hypothetical protein (COG:I; EggNog:ENOG503NX2U), whose amino-acid sequence MAVERLGSILKHLAPGNGLSQITSKNADDIVITLAVRTPLAKAKKGGFKDTTIEYMVYALLKEVNQRSNLDPALVEDICLGNVRTRVSDGKASYKLRAASLAAGYPNTCSVYSLNRFCSSGLKAVADIAHAISNGSIEIGIAMGAESMTAGGDALEKPFDEEVTKHSQEAVDCMQPMGWTSENVSADFGVTREMMDKYAAESFQRAERAQKAGLFDDEIVPITTQIKDKDGNSKTVTLTQDEGIRPGTTAEGLGKIRAAFPQWGGCTTGGNASQVTDGAAAILLMKRSTAIKLGQPILGKYVGSTTAGLAPRIMGIGPTVAIPKLLAQHNITLNDVDVVEINEAFASMAVYCRDKLGLDWAKMNPRGGAIALGHPLGATGARQIVTGLSECRKTGKKILLTSMCIGTGMGMAGLFVNEQ is encoded by the exons ATGGCGGTAGAAAGACTCGGCTCCATCCTCAAGCACCTTGCCCCCGGCAACGGGCTGTCCCAAAT CACCTCCAAGAATGCCGACGACATTgtcatcaccctcgccgTCCGCACGCCTctggccaaggccaagaagggtgGCTTCAAGGACACCACTATCGAGTACATGGTCTACGCTCTCCTGAAGGAGGTCAACCAGCGGAGCAACCTCGACCCCGCTCTCGTCGAAGATATCTGCCTGGGCAATGTGCGCACCCGT GTTTCCGATGGCAAGGCTTCGTACAAGCTGCGcgccgcctccctcgccgcgGGCTACCCCAACACCTGCTCCGTCTACTCGCTCAAccgcttctgctcctccggCCTCAAGGCCGTCGCCGACATTGCCCACGCCATCTCCAACGGATCCATCGAAATCGGTATCGCCATGGGAGCCGAGAGCATGACCGCTGGCGGCGATGCGCTCGAGAAGCcctttgacgaggaggtcACCAAGCACTCCCAGGAGGCTGTCGACTGCATGCAGCCCATGGGTTGGACTTCCGAGAACGTCAGCGCTGACTTTGGTGTCACTCGCGAGATGATGGACAAGTACGCCGCCGAGAGTTTCCAGAGAGCCGAGAGGGCGCAAAAGGCCGGTCTTTTCGATGACGAGATcgtccccatcaccacccagatcaaggacaaggacggCAATTCCAAAACGGTCACCCTAACCCAGGACGAGGGTATCCGGCCTggcaccaccgccgaggGTCTCGGCAAGATCCGCGCTGCCTTCCCTCAATGGGGTGGCTGCACCACTGGTGGCAATGCCTCTCAGGTTACCGatggtgctgctgccatcCTGCTGATGAAGCGCAGCACCGCCATCAAGCTCGGTCAGCCCATCCTGGGCAAATACGTCGgttccaccaccgccggtcTCGCTCCCCGCATCATGGGTATTGGCCCCACCGTGGCCAtccccaagctcctcgcccAGCACAACATCACCCTGAACGATGTTGATGTCGTCGAGATCAACGAGGCCTTTGCCAGCATGGCTGTCTACTGCCGGGACAAGCTTGGGCTCGACTGGGCCAAGATGAACCCCCGTGGCGGTGCCATTGCCCTTGGCCACCCACTGGGCGCCACCGGTGCGAGACAAATCGTCACCGGCCTCAGCGAGTGCAGAAAGACCGGCAAGAAGATCCTGCTGACGAGCATGTGCATTGGCACCGGCATGGGCATGGCGGGCTTGTTTGTCAACGAGCAATAA